The Streptomyces sp. V4I8 genome includes the window CCGCGCAGAAGCAGCCCCCCGCCCCCGTGAACACGACCGAGCGGATCGAGTCGTCGGCGTCGGCCTCGACCCAGCCGTCGTAGAGGCCGACCAGCATCGGCAACGAGAGCGCGTTCTTCGCCTCGGGCCTGTTGAGCGTGAGCACCAGTGTGGCGCCCTCGCGCCGCACGGCGAGGTGTTCGGTCCCACCCATGACCAGTCTCCCCTCTGACAGAACGAGAACAGGTTGCAGGAGGCGCGAAGGCACTTCAAGGGTTTTCTGACAGACAGTCAGATTCTTTTGCGCGGAGGCTTCCCAGTTGTGCCGCCCTTTGCTCTGATGACCGGCGAACCGTTGGTGAGCCAGGCCCTGTCGAGGTCAGGAGGAGCGGTGGAGTACAACCTTGCCGACCTGTTCGAGTCGGTCGTCGACGCGGTGCCCGACCGCGAGGCGCTCGTGTACATCGACCACCCGGGCACGGGCGCGGAGCGCCGGCTGACGTACGCGCAGCTGGACGCGGCCGCCAACCGGATCGCGCACCATCTGATCGACAGCGGGATCCGCCCCGGCGAACACCTCGGGCTCCACCTCTACAACGGCATCGAGTACCTGCAGACGGTGCTGGCCTGCCTGAAGGCGCGGATCGTGCCGGTCAACGTCAACTACCGCTATGTGGAAGAGGAGTTGGTGTACCTCTACCGGGACGCCGATCTGGTGGCCCTGGTCTTCGAGGCGGAGTTCACGGACCGGGTGGCGGCGGCGCTGCCGCAGGTGGAGGGAGTACGGCATCTGGTGCGGGTGGGCACGGTGCCCCCGGGTTCGGCTCGGTCGCCGGTCGTGCCCGCCGTGGCCTTCGCGGACGCGGAGGCCGCCGGGTCGCCCGAGCGCGGGTTCCCGGCACGGTCGGGCGACGACCAGTTCATCATCTACACCGGCGGTACCACCGGCATGCCCAAGGGTGTGATGTGGCGCCAGGAGGATCTGTTCTTCGCGGGGCTGGGCGGGGGCGCACCGACCGGCGAGCCGGTGAAGAACCCGGAGGAGCTCGCGGAGCGGGTCGCCGCGGGCGGCGACGGCATCACCTTCTTCCCCACCGCCCCGCTGATGCACGGCACGTCCACGCTGACCGCCTTCATCGGCTTCAACTTCGGCCAACGTGTCGTGATCCACCGCAAGTTCGCCCCGGAGGAGGTACTGCGAACGATCGAGAAGGAGCGGGTCACCAGCGTGTCGCTGGTCGGCGACGCGATGCTGCGGCCGCTGGTCGACGCGCTGAACGGGCCGATGAAGGGCACGGACTGCTCGTCGATGTTCAGCGTGTCGTCGTCCGGGGCGATCATGTCCGACACGGTGCGCCGGCAGTTCCAGGAACAGGTCCCGAACGTGATGCTGCTGAACAACTTCGGCTCCTCGGAGTCC containing:
- a CDS encoding acyl-CoA synthetase, which gives rise to MEYNLADLFESVVDAVPDREALVYIDHPGTGAERRLTYAQLDAAANRIAHHLIDSGIRPGEHLGLHLYNGIEYLQTVLACLKARIVPVNVNYRYVEEELVYLYRDADLVALVFEAEFTDRVAAALPQVEGVRHLVRVGTVPPGSARSPVVPAVAFADAEAAGSPERGFPARSGDDQFIIYTGGTTGMPKGVMWRQEDLFFAGLGGGAPTGEPVKNPEELAERVAAGGDGITFFPTAPLMHGTSTLTAFIGFNFGQRVVIHRKFAPEEVLRTIEKERVTSVSLVGDAMLRPLVDALNGPMKGTDCSSMFSVSSSGAIMSDTVRRQFQEQVPNVMLLNNFGSSESGFNGTATEDSGPDRGFRIRVNSRTQVVDPATHEPVAVGEVGRVAQCGHVPLGYYNDPGKTAETFFEKDGRRWVLLGDMATVDEEGVVTVLGRGSQCINTGGEKVYPEEVEQALKSHPDVYDALVAGVPDAKWGHHVAAVVQVRAGAARPSLADIQTHCRSRLAGYKIPRQLVLTDSIRRSPSGKADYRWAREVAVAADG